The Epinephelus fuscoguttatus linkage group LG19, E.fuscoguttatus.final_Chr_v1 genome contains the following window.
ACCTTACTGTGAGCCAGATTTGGCACTTGGGCCATAAGTTGAGCAGCCTATTACTGCTGCACTGACATATCTTACAATTAAAACTTACATGAAGACCACATTTTCAGTTCTTGCCGTTCTAATAAGTATTAATAATACAGTCTAATTGCTGGCATTCCAGTTTCAGTCTCacatctgtggattattttcattattatttaatatgAGGATTTAGTCTCTgctctataaaatgtcaggaaattgTAGAAAAATATCCATCACTGTCCAAGATGATTAATTTACTTTGATTTACGACAAGGAAAGTAGCAAAATATAATGTTTGAGACGCTTAAACCATCAACTGTTTGCCATATTTGATTGAAAACTGCTTAGGCTAAATAACATTGATTTTGAATGTACTTTTCTGTGATTTGTTCACTCAAACAATTAATCGACCGATCGTTCAGCTCTATTAAGTTGCTCCTCCTTCGTTACTCCTGTTTAAAGCTTTAATCCACTCTAATTGGGACTCGGTCCGTTCCTCTGTaccagtttgtgtttgtgtgatatgGTGAAGTCCAGGCCCAGTTGGTCATGTTTTGGCAGTGGATGTGTTTGCTGGATGTGCGGCTGCAGTGCTGgtacgtgtgtgtgtctatgtatgtgtgtgtgactgtgtgtgtcctTGCACACACTCCTTTTTCTCATCTGTGTCTGCACAATTGTTCCCAGTGTTTGCACTGAGGCAGCTGAGTCAGTACAGATAAGAGCTTGGCTAGAGAGGGTCCCAGAGATACTGAGCTCGATACAGCGAGGATGTAAGAGGAAGTTCGCTTAGAATTTCCCCTCAACTGGATTACAGCATATGGcatgttgtgtcttttcacCACGGCTTTAGGAAGGGAAATATTAACAGGCTCAGTGTTGCTCTAATTACATCTCAACTGGAGTTATCAGCACTGGTGCCACTGTAAAGAGGCCTTTTAACCACGTGTGGTGCTTGTAAGGTGTCTTATGAAATGTCAGTTCTGCTTTAATGGCAGGAAACAGTTTATATCACTAAGACCTTTCAGTGTCATATCTTTGGATTGCATTGCAATACATATTAATGTGTCACTTTAACACCTGTTAGGAAATGGCTCGGGGTTAGAAGAGCAGTCTGACTTTGTGTCTGCACCTGGACACCTCAGCATGCAGGGAAATATGGCATTGAACTTTTGTTTCAGGGCACGGATTCTCAGCAAAGTATCACTATATTCTTGTGTGGCAATAccgtatcgtcacacagtgccaagtatcgatTTTCTTTAATCATATAAATGATTAatgttacaaatacaaattaaatttcAGATGGcttactaaaataaaataatcaattgccttttcagtccactagatacatttgctcatgtttaaaaaaaaaggctgaaatcagatttattttgtcatcctagataaaacagatgttgtcAAAGTTTTCCTTTTGGGGACgaaatttacagttgaaaaaaggtaataactCCCAACATATTTTATCAGAATACTCTGCATATCgtgacatatttaaaatcacaataatattgtatcgtgacttaagaatcatgataatatcgtatcatgcGTCCTCTTGCAATTCCCACCCCTAATGGCTAGTTGCGTTAGCCTCTCCCTCTGCACCTTCACCGATGGTTTCTGAGGTGGACGGTATGTCAGAGTCTTGctcaagaagaaaaacaaaacgaTCCATTGTGGCACATAAATGCCTGTACACTTGGAACAATATTATGGCCAATTGGCCAATATGTTTCAATAGTATGTAACTGTTAGCTAACCACTTCACATCACCGTTATGGAAAGGTGCTGCACAGTggtttagcattagctagctcatGATTCATGGGTAACAGTAAACCTATCATTAATGTTGTTTACTGTGAATTAAATTAGTTGTTGTTGGATGaatattaatgtgtattttcagacacattttatttctcgGAAAAgcaaaacttcaattaaaactTACGTTAAATTACCAAACAATAATTTGGCGACCTCCCTGACGTAACTCTGAGGACCCTCTTGGGGTCGTGGACCACCTGTTGAAGACACAGGTTTTAGGGTCAAAGAATACAGTTTCATGAATCCCTGCAGTGCCCCACTACATCTATGCAGTGGTGGAATgcaactaagtacatttactcaagtattgtaCTTGAGGTAAATGTACTTCAATCTGTACTTTccatgacacattttacttctAGTCCACGACATCTCAGAGGGGCATATgtcactttttactccactacatttatctggcACCTTTTAGTTACTTTACGAATTAAGATTTTACAAACATATtaagaattttaaaaatatgatgGTTTGTTATAAATTGAATTACTAAACCAATCATACAGCCTACAGGtacagctgaaatgattagcCAGTTAATCTATGAGTATATTGATGGAACTGTTTTGAtcgtttcagtcatttttcatgcaaaaagaGAGTCATATTTCCAGCTTCTCGAATGTGAGGAGTACTCTGCATTAATTACTTTCAATACTTCAGGTGCATTTTCCTGACATAACATTGTCAttgcagaactttttttttgcagcagagtagttttacagtgtggtattagtgcTTACACTCAAggaaaggatctgaatacttcttccaccactgcactTACTCTGCATAGATTGCAACATATATAATGCCATAGACTcttgaatattttgtttttgtccacaCAGGAAAGTAGTTATGGATGGCCTCGAAAGACAAATTCACACTTATTACCTGCATAAAAACAGGAATGTGTTGTGCATATCTCTGCCCATTCTGCTGTTTGGTGTTGATGCGATGTTAAAAAGAGATATTGCatatatactatgcaggattttcttaaaaaacaatatatagtGTCATACAgataacaaaacaataaatctaGTGTCGGCTTTTGCATTAACTTTTGCTTGTGAGCAAAcctacaaacagtaaccaacaatcttgcatagtataccttttaaGGTGTCCGTGAAATAAAACCCTAAAGCTATGTGTCTTAATCCAtagacctcattgtttttctcctcaGGTATAAAGTAATTCCAAAAGGCCATTCAGTCTCTCAGAATCAAAGAGCAAAGACAGTGGCCAAAATGCTAAAATCTCCCACAGCCTCAACAGATAAAGTCACAAGACATGTTGCGTTAGTCGGGGTTATGATCACAGGAATACTGTATTTATGTCTGTATACTTAGCTTTGGTggaaaacagcaattttacacCCATCCACTCTCAGAAGTGGGAGTAGGAAACAGCACATTTAGATATTATTggttttgaatgaatgaatgtctttGGATTAGGTTAAAGTTTACCATGTGATGGTGACATTGctgaaaatgtatgttttattttctcccaGTGTCCAACTAATTGCTGTCCTCCCCACAGTCTGGCCAACATTCCTCTGACCCCAGAAACAGCCCGAGACCAAGAGAGGCGAATTCGCAGAGAGATTGCCAACAGCAACGAGCGTCGGCGTATGCAGAGCATCAATGCTGGATTCCAGTCACTTAAAACACTCATCCCACACAGCGATGGAGAGAAGCTCAGTAAGGTTGGTCACAAAGAGAGTTTTGACTTAGGTGATGAGTTACATGTAGCTGCAAGGGACTGTAACGTTATTATTCTTCTCTTTCCTCCAGGCTGCCATCCTGCAACAGACGGCGGAGTACATTTTCACTTTGGAGCAGGAGAAGACGCGGCTTTTACAGCAGAACAGTCAGCTCAAACGAATCATACAAGTAAAGCATCACCGGGCCAAACCTGAACAAGGCTTCACCAGGAATTTCTGTCCTTCAGTGTTATCAGTTCATCTAAAACGGATATCCAATTTCTGCTTCCTCTCCCTAGGAGCTAAGTGGTTCCTCCCCCAAGAGGAGGCGTGCGGAGGAGAAAGATGAAGGGATCGGCTCACCAGACatcctggaggaggagaagactgAAGACTTGAGGAGGGAGATGATTGAGTTAAGGCAGCAGCTGGAAAAAGAGCGCTCGGTCAGGATGATGCTGGAAGATCAGGTAAAAGGAGCAACCATGACTTGTAACAACATTTGTGACAATCTCAGAAGTCTGTGTCCAgataaacacagtgactgacGTGATTCTGAGTTGCTTACACACTTTTATCCCCTGCCCTGTGTGGCAGATGCGTTCCCTGGATGCTCAGTTGTACCCAGAGAAACTGAAGGCGATCGCCCAGCAGGTCCAGGAGCACCAGACCCAGACACAGAGCCTTGTCCATCTGCAGCAGCACAAGCAGCTGGAGAGGGATCTCACTCCAGCACACAGCCCACAGGTTGGAAACATTTGCATAAGAGTCTGACTCACACATAAGCAGTGGAATCCTTTTGAGAATTACGCTCATGTGCTGATAAAGCTTTTTCTCGATTAAAGGAgtacttcacccccaaatgatctgtgtatcagttactcacacTGTGTTGCATTGAATTCATTAAGACACGTTATTTTTCTCttatgcctccatggtgaacgaagaatccaagcatggattgaagtcataggggtccgcATTTGACAACAGTATAtccaaacatctgtttacaaactcaaaCACAACTCGTgctgtataatccaagtctcatttatccggtcgtatgctcagtacttcttaaacagacagccctttctaaAGGGGAACTAAACTGAAAGAGAGACTTATCAATGCTCTtttcacagccagactccattgacaaaaacagtaattttacctcactgaacacggaAGCTGCTGGTCAACCATTGCCTCGATTAGGTAGTTGGTTGgttttattgtgtgacttttggtgttttaaagagtCAGTTTGGATac
Protein-coding sequences here:
- the tfap4 gene encoding transcription factor AP-4 isoform X2 codes for the protein MEYFMVPAQKVPSLQHFRKTEKEVIGGLCSLANIPLTPETARDQERRIRREIANSNERRRMQSINAGFQSLKTLIPHSDGEKLSKAAILQQTAEYIFTLEQEKTRLLQQNSQLKRIIQELSGSSPKRRRAEEKDEGIGSPDILEEEKTEDLRREMIELRQQLEKERSVRMMLEDQLYPEKLKAIAQQVQEHQTQTQSLVHLQQHKQLERDLTPAHSPQVLAPATPPAPTHHATVIVPAPAQPPQPHHVTVVTMGPTSVINTVSTSRQNLDTIVQAIQHIEGTQGKGCAGEEEQRRAVIVTSGRVLSDAAGSDTASNSDGPDDCSLP
- the tfap4 gene encoding transcription factor AP-4 isoform X1, with the protein product MEYFMVPAQKVPSLQHFRKTEKEVIGGLCSLANIPLTPETARDQERRIRREIANSNERRRMQSINAGFQSLKTLIPHSDGEKLSKAAILQQTAEYIFTLEQEKTRLLQQNSQLKRIIQELSGSSPKRRRAEEKDEGIGSPDILEEEKTEDLRREMIELRQQLEKERSVRMMLEDQMRSLDAQLYPEKLKAIAQQVQEHQTQTQSLVHLQQHKQLERDLTPAHSPQVLAPATPPAPTHHATVIVPAPAQPPQPHHVTVVTMGPTSVINTVSTSRQNLDTIVQAIQHIEGTQGKGCAGEEEQRRAVIVTSGRVLSDAAGSDTASNSDGPDDCSLP